From the Paraflavitalea soli genome, the window GTATTTACTTCCTTCAGCAACCCGGCAGCTTCTGTCATCCGTGCATTGTTGTTTTGAAACAGGATTGCTTTGCCCAGCATAGCGGTGGCAGCTCCCTTGGTCAGACGGCCATATTCACTCACCGGCAAAGTCACCGGCAGGTCCGTCCGTGCTTCCTTCAGGTCCTTCTCAATTTGTGCATAGATAGCAGCAGGTTCAGCCTGCTTTTGGCTATACAGTTCACTCACCGGTATAGCGGTAATGATCAGTGGCACCCTGCCAAAGAACCTTACCAGGTCAAAATAGAAATAAGCACGCAACGTTTTAGCTTCTGCGATCACCCTCGATTTGAAGTTGGCCGCCAGCCCCGGTACTTTTTCAATTTTCTCCAGTATTAAATTGGCACGATACACCCCGGTGTAATTTTTTTGCCAAAGACCCAATTGAGGCCCTTTGAATGCATCCAGTGTGAAGTTGTCATACGCTACCCAGCTTGGCTGGTCCGATGCATCACTGCCGCCTGCATACGCCTCATCAGAAGCTGCTGATAGTAAGGGCATCTTCATGGTATAACCACCAGAGTTGCCCCATTGCATGACATCATATACAGCTACCAGTCCCTGGAATACCTGTTCCTGGTTCTTATAGAAATTGTCTTCCAGTTCTGTTCCTTTCGGCTGCAGCTCCAGGAAACTTTTGCTGCAGGAAGCTGAAGCTATGAACCCGCCGATCAGTACGGGCCACCATTTTATATTGATTCGATTTCGTTTCATTACTCAATGTTTTGTGGATTAAAAACCAATGTTAATACCTGCCATCAAAGCACGTGGCTGAGGATAAATACCCCGGTCAATACCATAACTGTCGCCACCGATCTCCGGATCGAAACCATTGTATTTGGTGAAGGT encodes:
- a CDS encoding RagB/SusD family nutrient uptake outer membrane protein, which gives rise to MKRNRINIKWWPVLIGGFIASASCSKSFLELQPKGTELEDNFYKNQEQVFQGLVAVYDVMQWGNSGGYTMKMPLLSAASDEAYAGGSDASDQPSWVAYDNFTLDAFKGPQLGLWQKNYTGVYRANLILEKIEKVPGLAANFKSRVIAEAKTLRAYFYFDLVRFFGRVPLIITAIPVSELYSQKQAEPAAIYAQIEKDLKEARTDLPVTLPVSEYGRLTKGAATAMLGKAILFQNNNARMTEAAGLLKEVNTSAAYHLLPVFSDVFRPDNKFHAESILEIPHSNLAAWGDWGWINGGEGNVAAQYVGAADYNGPLYSGGWGFCPITEDLVAVMKNDPRFSATIIDGNAMKAQGAKYTARYQNTDYFIRKYAPVTAYRSNVGTAEINWPINEIEIRLADTYLLEAEALVRGGGDAARAQYLLDTVRHRVNLATVPATLDNIAKERRLELATEGHRFFDLVRTGKAAEVLGPRGFKPNKNEVLPIPQQEIDVTNKVLEQNKGY